ATGATCATGACACGCTCACGTATCCCAATCGCTTGCTGTCGTCACACTTTGTTTTGGGTTGGCTATTGAGTGATGGCACGGGGCTAATCAGATCTCCTGTAAACAAAGTTGCTGACCACGAGTAAAACGCCCCCCAGGGCATAGTGTGTCAAACTATGGGACGTGAATGACAAATGCCCCTTTTTAACCCTTTATCTCAACGGGTTACCTATGCTTTCTATTGCAATGTGATGTGATGGTTTACTAAACGGAACTGATGTGATGTGGTCCAAAGGGGCGGGTTTATTATCACGGCAACAAATAGGCAAAAgggtctgtttctgtctcttgtTGGATTTCTTCGTCAGCAAATGTATAAAGCTATTCAGTTACTAGGTCGATACTGTGGTTGGTCATTTAAGGGTAAGCAGGGCCAACTTGAACATTCCTCGCTTCTATtccccaatatatatataatatataatctatttacctacaacaaataaaaacacctaGGTCTTATTAAAAACACCTTAACATCGGAAAAAAACTAGTGAGTATTACACTGAAAATAGCATGGGCAAACAAatgtcatcgtgtgtgtgtatagttttTCTGAAATTCTTATGATACTGTTGTAATGCaagaaaaatataataatgcAATTGTCCTGTCCATCGTTCATTCTGTTGTAGGTGGAACTGAACAGTTCCTGCTAGCTAAATAAGGATCCGATTTGTGTCCGTGAAACAATGCCAGCAAATGACTGAACGTCTACCATTACATGTGTAATAATAACAACTCTGGTTTTAAAAGCTTAAATTTATCCTCATGGCTTAAGGCATCTCTGCAGTATAAGACCGGGAAAACCCTGTCTTTAAAGTAGATCAATGACCGTTTTATGTTGGTTATTTCCAGGATATCCAGCTTGGCACTTTCGACTTGCCTTCCTTTGAAGTGCTTACTACAGAAGAGTCTCTGGCAGGCTTTGATACGTTGAATGAATCCTTGACACGTGTGTTaattatttttcattcattcatgcaggCGCGTATGTGGAAGAAAACGGAAGGGCACTCCTGTGAAGGTGTGTGATCGCGCCTACGTGAccgaagatgaagaggaagagagcatGTCTGAGCACAGCTACagccctggtacacacacacacacacacacacacacacacacacacacacacacacacacacacacacacacacacacacacacacacacacacacacacacacacacacacacacacacacacacacacacacacacacacggggggggttTCTTTCCttcctatgtttttttcccccctcggTTTCAAAACACGCCAGAGTCAACAATACAGGTTTAGTGTCAAGCACACAGACGTTGATCAATCAAGTCAAAATACATGCGGAGGAACCCGCCCTGAGATGGGATTTAAACCCTTGTCCGTCCATCTGCAGCTTTGCATTGTATTCCATATCAGCCGGTCTAAAAGTGGAGCGGCGCCATGCTTGGCCTCGGTCATCAATCCATCGAGCGTTTCCTGTTGTCCCGCTCGCGTGGAGAACGAGACTGGCCTCGCGCACAGCGGACCTCTGTTCCGATGGCGGATCCGCCAATCAAACCCTGACCCTTTTCTGACCCTTTCTGGAGGGCGCCCGCGTGAGTGATGCAATGCAGCAAGCTACTGTGGAgcattaacgtgtgtgtgtgtgtgtgtgtgtgtgtgtgtgtgtgtgtgtgtgtgtgtgtgtgtgtgtgtgtgtgtgtgtgtgtgtgtgtgtgtgtgtgtgtgtgtgtgtgtgtgtgtgtgtgtgtgtgtgcaggggatGGCCAGTACCCAGAGGGGGCAGAGGACCGCCTCCCGCCGCCGGGAAGCCCCTACTACCTGGCCGACCCGTCCCAGCTATGGTAAGCTACGCTATGGCTAGCCCAAAGCTAACGATGGCCCACAGCCTGAGGTACGTGCTCCGCTGTCACACGTTTTACTgagccccccccctgtgtgtgtgtgtgtgtgtgtgtgtttgtgtttgtgtttgtgtgcgcgcccAACAGCGTGCCCGAGCTGGGCGAGGACGGCTCCAGCGGCGTGCGCGGCCCCGTGCTCTTCCACCCGCCGCCCAACTGCCGCATCCGGGAGGTGCACTGCGGGAGCCAGGTGCGGCTGGTCGTCATAGCGATCCGGGACATCGCCAAGGGCGAGGAGATCACGGTGGACTACAGCCTCACGGACTGGGGCGAGAACGCCATGGTGGGTGGGGCCAATGGCCGTTGTGTGttctttatttaaatgttcACATTTCTTGATTGGGAGTAAACCCCTTGGGTTGAACCCGTCTCGTTATCAAGGGGGTCCTTAACCTCAGAAAAGTACAATAACATATTAAGGACATATTCATACAACATACTcttaataacaaaaaaaaacacacacaaaaaaaaacaccaaacaaacaaaaacatcacacacatacgcacgcacgcacacttgcATGATGAAGGTGAACATTAACCTTGCACTCGATTTCTAGGGTAGAGGTTAATACGCGGGGAGGTGATGGTACCGTAGTGGTAGTACGACGAAAGAGCGTTTTAGATCAAGAACAGAGATGGATCCGATCTAATGTTGACGGGTCCAATCGGGGGGGCCTTGAACCCAAACGCCTCATTAGCTCAAGCGCTTTGAGTACGAGGAAAGCGCCACATgaattgaatttattattatatcattattaaacacgcggaggctgtgtgtgtgtgtttgatgttcgCCGCGTCTCACCGGGCGCCCTTTCTgttctggaccccccccccccccaggaggaagaggcagggccacaccctctctccctctcggtctCGGATTACCTCACCCCCTCCTGgtcgctctccccctcctcctcccccctcacgcACTCTGAGCCCAGCGACTCGGaccgcgaggaggaggaggaagaggaggaggaggaggaagacgacgacgacgacgacgacgaggaagaggacctggaggagatGCGCGGCCGCATGCTCCGGCGCCGCAAGAAGCGCAagatggccgccgccgccgtcaaccccaagaagaagagctccgccccgcccccccccacaccggcggcggcggcggcggcggccacctCGTCCCGCGGGCCCGGCCGCCCCTGCTCCTCGTTCCCGCGGCCCTcgggggccccgcccccccgctcccagtcgcagccgccgccgccggtgagcgcgctggccccgcccaccaccaacatcaacaacaacatcaacatcaacatcggGGGGGCGTcgggcgtggcggcggcggcggcggggagccGGCGGCAGCACTGCCCGTACTGCGGGCGCCACTACCGCTCGCTGGCACGCCACCTGGAGAAGCACCACGCGGGGCAGCCCGAGGTGCGCGCCGCCATGGAGCTAGCGCACCTGCACGCTAACGGCGGCGGCTCACACGCgcgcgccgcctcctcctccacctcctccgcgtCGGCCCcctgcgccgccgccgcgccgcaCGGCCACTCCTTCGCCGTCCCGCagccctcgtcctcctccaaccccacccCGCCGccgctcttctcctcctcctcctcctcctcctcctcccgggagCGGGAACGGGAGTCGCCCGCCACGCGCTCGGCCGGCCCCGCCgtctccttctcgctctccctgTCGCCGCCgtccctggccccgccccccgccgccgccgccggcagcAGGAAGGGCGGCGGGCCGACGGCGCCGGCCGCCAAGCGCGGCGCCGGCGCCTGTCAGGCGGCGTCCCGGGTGAAGAgcccctcgccgccgccgcccccggccgCCCCGCCGCCGcaggtggccccgccccctccggcGCCGGCCTCCTCGCCGCCCGCCCCCCGGAGGGGccagaggatgaagagggagaagcaggaggagcagcagaaggtggagaaggaggagctggcgCCCCCGCCCACGCCGGAGCCCCAcctggaccaggaggaggagctagagctGAGCgccgagggggaggaggaggaggaggacgcgcCGGAGGAGACCAACGGAGAGCTGCTCaggtacacgtgtgtgtgtgtgtgtgtgtgtgtgtgtgtgtgtgtgtgtgtgtgtgtgtgtgtgtgctttgacaatggggacacctcgacacaacgACGTCAGTGTGAGTGAGTTATGGCTGTGCGCTGGCCATCTCTCAAAACGACAGAATGAAATGATATTCAAGCAGAGCGGACCCCCTGCCTTCTCCATCTGATATTGATTCCCCCTCTGATGACCTCACTTTGCTGCAATATTAGAGATGCCAAATGTAAAAAGTATAAAACGAGTCAGTATTTCCTGTGAGCGTGCAGAATGTGTCTTAACTTCTGATGCCGTCGCCATAGTCCCCAAACATCCGTCTTGATTTGTGGTTGGTGAGAAGCCGTGGTAGACGCCGTCATATCACAAGTGCTAACCGCTGGGGGTGGGAGGAATAActgattcttcgatgcatcgcgattctctctagaacgattctgtctcgatgcagataaattaataatctgaattaaaataaataaatgtttttacatttgttcgcctgctgcaacattctgttcgccagagagggataattttagtAATTTTAAAGTGATTTAATTTTTCTTCTTCAGTCTGTATTGGCCAATCCGATTTGTCTTGACAccattgcgattcagcctacgcataccATGCACttaaactcacagccagacacaagaactccttctaattcaagagcagccttttctttaatgacatagaaaagaaagtttagaaagaaaataaaactgaaacctattttttacaTGCTTCCATAGTGTGTTgcaatgcaagctgcattgatgattgcattgttcatagaaagtcatatttgtgacaaaagctttctctctaataaaatattagataagttaattcatctgatgtctttaatgatcatcacaaaagtaggaagtgattagcaaactcagatgtatttatatatttttgaacaTCACTCATGGAAATGTACCTACATTTTTTTGCATCGATAATCGttttagaatcgaatcgttgaccgcATAATCTAATCGTAGACCTCATAATCCAATGGTTGACCTCATAATCCAATCGTTGGCCTCATAATCCAATCGTTGGCCTCATAATCCAATCGTTGGCCTCATAATCCAATCGTTGGCCTCATAATCatatcgtgaggtgccaagagattccctcCCCTACTAACCGCCGTgttctccccccgtctctccccagCGCCCACCGACAGCACATCTCGCCGCTGCTGTCCTCGCTGTCCTGCCTGGTGCTGTACCTGCGCCGGCAGCAGCACGCCTCCTTCCTGTCCCTCACGCGCTCGCCGCACTCGGCCGAGGCGTGGCGCCTCCTGTGCCACTCCAGCCTCTCGCTGCTCATCCTCTACAACCGCCACCGCGAGTGCGAGGTGGCCAAGCTCTCGCTGCAGGACTACCGCAACCGCaccctgccgccgccgccaccgccgccgcccgccccgGCCGGCAgcggccccgcccctccgccgccggccccgcccaccgGCACGGAGGCCCTCCTCTCGCCCTTCGAGCGCCACGTCCTCTGCCACCTGCCGCGGGCGGGCGTGGTGGGCAAGCGGGGCCGCGTGCAGCCGCTCATCCTGCCGCCGCACAGCGAGGCGtgcctggagctgctgctgcagaccaGCCCCAACGTGGGCGTGGACCCGGGCAGCCCCTACGTGTTCTCCCGGCCGTACCACTCGCCGGCCACGCCGCTGCGCGGCACCGACCTCCTGCGGAACCTGGCGCGCGCCAGCGGCGCCAAGAACCCCGGCGCGCTCACGGGCACCCGGGTGCGGCGGCAGGTGGCCATCCTcagccagctgctgctgctggaggaaggGG
This is a stretch of genomic DNA from Gadus chalcogrammus isolate NIFS_2021 chromosome 17, NIFS_Gcha_1.0, whole genome shotgun sequence. It encodes these proteins:
- the LOC130370403 gene encoding uncharacterized protein LOC130370403 yields the protein MAENVRSPFDYREPPTLDSDGDGSKPPPPRGRVCGRKRKGTPVKVCDRAYVTEDEEEESMSEHSYSPGDGQYPEGAEDRLPPPGSPYYLADPSQLCVPELGEDGSSGVRGPVLFHPPPNCRIREVHCGSQVRLVVIAIRDIAKGEEITVDYSLTDWGENAMHCPYCGRHYRSLARHLEKHHAGQPEVRAAMELAHLHANGGGSHARAASSSTSSASAPCAAAAPHGHSFAVPQPSSSSNPTPPPLFSSSSSSSSSRERERESPATRSAGPAVSFSLSLSPPSLAPPPAAAAGSRKGGGPTAPAAKRGAGACQAASRVKSPSPPPPPAAPPPQVAPPPPAPASSPPAPRRGQRMKREKQEEQQKVEKEELAPPPTPEPHLDQEEELELSAEGEEEEEDAPEETNGELLSAHRQHISPLLSSLSCLVLYLRRQQHASFLSLTRSPHSAEAWRLLCHSSLSLLILYNRHRECEVAKLSLQDYRNRTLPPPPPPPPAPAGSGPAPPPPAPPTGTEALLSPFERHVLCHLPRAGVVGKRGRVQPLILPPHSEACLELLLQTSPNVGVDPGSPYVFSRPYHSPATPLRGTDLLRNLARASGAKNPGALTGTRVRRQVAILSQLLLLEEGGEGPAGAGAAAAAGGAPAPAGRATQRLEEFLEREYHVTQNCATIVRDPALMGRVGRVVLYGEREGVLFRGMSLQHICLELDVMSGNSGDSFSDDSDGEGAEKEEVKVEVAVAKKKGPGRPPRKKRGPIATPVNTMLPVAHKRRCVQPKSGKRGVLKRPWSEAERVAVETHLKRNIVELRVPAKADCERCLELCPLLVSNHRDWRSIKFYVHNRIQLLKKQGRRESSGGGAAC